In Mastomys coucha isolate ucsf_1 unplaced genomic scaffold, UCSF_Mcou_1 pScaffold20, whole genome shotgun sequence, one DNA window encodes the following:
- the Emp1 gene encoding epithelial membrane protein 1, with product MLVLLAGLFVVHIATAIMLFVSTIANVWMVSDYENSSVGLWKNCTGGNCDGSLSYGNQDAIKAVQAFMILSIIFSIISLVVFVFQLFTMEKGNRFFLSGSTMLVCWLCILIGVSIYTHHYARSEVNFFSSSHQGYCFILTWICFCFSFIIGILYMVLRKK from the exons ATGCTTGTGCTGCTGGCCGGCCTCTTTGTGGTGCACATTGCTACCGCCATTATGCTCTTTGTCTCCACCATTGCAAAC GTCTGGATGGTTTCAGATTATGAAAATTCGTCTGTAGGGCTTTGGAAGAACTGCACCGGTGGTAACTGTGATGGCTCTCTGTCCTATGGCAATCAAG ATGCTATCAAGGCAGTGCAAGCCTTCATGATCCTCTCCATCATCTTCTCCATCATCTCCCTTGTGGTCTTCGTGTTCCAGCTTTTCACCATGGAGAAGGGAAACCGATTCTTCCTCTCTGGGTCCACCATGCTGGTGTGCT GGCTGTGCATCCTGATTGGAGTGTCTATCTACACTCACCATTATGCCCGCAGTGAAGTGAACTTTTTCTCCAGCAGCCACCAAGGCTATTGTTTCATCCTGACCTGGatctgcttctgcttcagtttcatCATCGGCATACTCTACATGGTCCTGAGGAAGAAATAA